The window AGCAGCAAAACTATAGAAATTGCTCATGTTGGCTCTGGCTTTGTCCTTTCgcttttcttttctatatACTACATTGTTGTTCGCTGGCTGGCTGGGAAAGTTCTTTCTTTCTGAGAAATAACCCAAAAGCTCATTCATTTGTTGGCCTTAATTGCGCTTCTTGTTTTTACTCTCCTACTCTTTTGACTTGTTTCACTCATTTGACTTTTTGTTGAGGGCGGAACAAAAAGAGTATGCAGCTCCTTTTCAACTCACAACTCATGGGTTGGTGTGGGGGGGTGAGTGAGAATTTTTGTTGGCTGATTTGCACTCATGTTTTTTGGGTCCCGAGGCCATGTTCTTATTTCCCCATTCACATATCACATGCTTGAACTGGCGTCAAGAGTCAACAAGCCCTTTTCAGCAAACTCCTTACGCATTCTTCTTACCATCTGCATATTCCTCTTGGCTTTTCACCTACCATTGCATGTAAAGTTACCTGCTGAATATTGCAAAATCCTATGTCAACAAAGTGTAGCAGGTAGCACAAGCTCTCACCTGTCACTTCCTACTAATCCCTATCAGCAAGCAGTTGCATACGAAACGTGTTGCAGGTGCCCCATAGGAGAATTAAAatgggttttggtttttgcaaatatttcatttttgttctttACAGATTTCTGAAATCAAATTGAACTAACCAAAGTAAATACAGGAAGCTAGAGATGATCATGCGGAAACCCATCTGAAAGTTAACATAGAATAATCCACAATGATGAAACCGCAAAGGACGATGTGTGCATAGCAGAGCAAGGTCATTAATCTGgcataaacaaaagaaaatacaaattattagtattatttaaaaatcaaataattaaGTTATTAAATCTCACACTTTGTTCCAACTCTTTGTCCATGTGTTCAATATCATTAAACAGCCTTAGAATCACAGAGGTTGATTTACCAGTTCGCTCAGCCAGTTCGCATACGGCAATTCCCACCCAAAAGTCTATAAAATTCACTAGCAATGTCTGGGGGAATATGAGCCATATAGCCAGGGTTAAGGTTTTGTTTAAGCTGATGGCGAAAATTATGAACAAGAATATGCCAATGATATTGGCAGTCAAAAAGAGGAGCATAATGCATGTAATTTGATAGTCATAAATGCCAGTTATGCGCCTATTAAGCTCCAAGAGACGTGTATAGATGGAAAGAAGTTGTGTAAGTCGGAAGTCGTTCACTTGTCGACCAGATCTTAGACGATTTGCCAGCATAAGCAATTCTTTATTAATGATCCATATATAGCGATAAATCGTGACCACTGCCAGATGATAATGCATGGCCAGCAAAAGCATTGAAAATTGCACAATGCAAAGACTAACGATGCCAAAAATAAAGCTTTGGCTATAGTTGGGAGACATACCAATCTCAAGTACCATCAGGGATATAAATTCCAGTAGAATGGATAAGCCCTTATAAATGATATAATAGTCATAGTTCTTGCAATCGTTCATTAGGTAATGCCGGAACTGATAATGTTGTATGTCCATGAGTTCGTTGAGTATTTTTGAAAGGTCTTCACTTCGCCAATAGTTGCGTATATGAGCAA is drawn from Drosophila willistoni isolate 14030-0811.24 chromosome 2R unlocalized genomic scaffold, UCI_dwil_1.1 Seg167, whole genome shotgun sequence and contains these coding sequences:
- the LOC111518569 gene encoding gustatory receptor for bitter taste 22e-like, producing MFRSRRGFRPKLVHFIQKSTLYGSWALGLFPFTYDAWARKLKPSRWLIVYGLILHAGLIWLVLMNDTETETPSRMEIFKRNPLAEQINNLHDILSLTIVMFAHIRNYWRSEDLSKILNELMDIQHYQFRHYLMNDCKNYDYYIIYKGLSILLEFISLMVLEIGMSPNYSQSFIFGIVSLCIVQFSMLLLAMHYHLAVVTIYRYIWIINKELLMLANRLRSGRQVNDFRLTQLLSIYTRLLELNRRITGIYDYQITCIMLLFLTANIIGIFLFIIFAISLNKTLTLAIWLIFPQTLLVNFIDFWVGIAVCELAERTGKSTSVILRLFNDIEHMDKELEQSINDLALLCTHRPLRFHHCGLFYVNFQMGFRMIISSFLYLLWLVQFDFRNL